The proteins below are encoded in one region of Silene latifolia isolate original U9 population chromosome 2, ASM4854445v1, whole genome shotgun sequence:
- the LOC141637243 gene encoding FBD-associated F-box protein At4g10400-like — protein sequence MIPDCKKSKPGQLNSRDRLSDLPDFIIHHIISYLGTKEAYRTSVLSKRWTQISATSPVLEFHHNNISNGDTARLLEYIDARMQRYSKENLRILTLELKFPTTDLELACKFDEWLEIAVQNQVAKFDFTGPANSNYKVPQILFSSKSLRRLDCSKVKIPYYEAVDLVSLEYLGLSDVVVDERMLFHMVSSCLLLTELSISDCSGFKNLVIPRCSKLEFLDIDRTLPVDGRVILETSSLRKFQYIPKDSNDYENPWPIISNGGLLRNLRFVSVSSLSITDEALAELLPELASLENLVFWGCHMLTSIKISNTQLKEICLHDCYTLLDIVIDAPSLKKFKFDGEIDPSLSITITSQADCSIYIYTMPCYFDTDRFLRLKKLLTGLNSCNILKILLLDELSTEVSQFANKLAYNCLDYELIFTLAQTLMIVFLKSRGDDIEFDEEESGNADLGPPCDIRELKLTLLYWDLSISSLSALVNGLFWTCHPDIMSLRVDLGRHNLTVKPLLRKLEGMVKCFKHPLKRIEVEGVNCSDFLKSISRDGVDGATSLVQYVIDVDHLTGTVNFKHNIAISVSCSTSYLYSW from the exons ATGATACCTGATTGCAAGAAATCAAAACCTGGGCAGCTGAATTCTAGGGACAGGCTCTCAGATTTGCCGGATTTTATTATACATCATATCATTTCTTATCTGGGTACGAAAGAGGCGTATAGAACTAGCGTCTTGTCGAAAAGATGGACTCAAATTTCGGCTACTAGCCCAGTTCTAGAATTTCATCATAATAATATTTCTAATGGTGATACTGCAAGACTTTTGGAATATATAGATGCTAGAATGCAAAGGTACTCGAAAGAAAACCTGCGTATTTTGACACTCGAACTTAAATTCCCAACTACTGATTTAGAATTGGCTTGTAAATTCGATGAGTGGCTAGAGATAGCCGTGCAGAACCAAGTTGCGAAATTTGATTTCACCGGTCCTGCTAACAGTAACTACAAAGTGCCACAAATTCTGTTTTCTTCTAAGTCGTTAAGACGTCTTGATTGTTCTAAAGTTAAGATACCCTACTATGAAGCCGTGGATCTTGTCTCTCTTGAGTATTTGGGTTTAAGTGATGTCGTTGTAGACGAGCGTATGCTGTTTCATATGGTTAGTTCCTGTCTTTTACTGACAGAATTGAGTATCTCAGATTGCTCTGGCTTCAAAAATTTAGTGATTCCACGTTGTAGTAAACTGGAGTTTCTCGATATTGATAGAACCCTACCTGTAGACGGAAGAGTCATTCTCGAGACTTCTAGTCTTAGGAAATTTCAGTACATTCCCAAGGATTCCAATGATTACGAGAACCCTTGGCCGATTATCTCAAATGGTGGTTTATTGAGAAATTTGAGGTTTGTAAGCGTGAGTAGTCTCTCTATCACAGATGAGGCTCTTGCTGAACTACTACCTGAACTTGCCTCGCTAGAGAATTTGGTGTTTTGGGGCTGTCACATGCTGACGAGTATCAAAATATCGAATACTCAACTAAAAGAAATTTGCTTACATGATTGCTACACTTTGTTGGATATTGTGATTGATGCTCCAagtttgaagaagttcaaatttGATGGCGAGATAGACCCATCCTTATCTATCACCATTACTAGTCAAGCCGATTGTAGCATCTATATCTATACAATGCCTTGTTATTTTGATACCGATAGGTTTTTAAGATTGAAGAAGCTCTTGACAGGCCTAAACAGCTGCAATATTTTGAAAATCTTGTTGCTCGACGAGTTATCAACTGAGGTATCGCAATTTGCAAATAAGCTTGCATATAATTGTTTAGACTATGAGTTGATTTTTACGTTAGCACAAACTCTTATGATTGTGTTCTTGAAGTCCAGAGGTGATGATATCGAatttgatgaagaagaaagcGGAAATGCTGATCTTGGACCCCCTTGTGATATCAGAGAGCTGAAATTAACCCTGTTGTACTGGGACCTCTCAATTTCCTCGCTTTCAGCTTTGGTAAATGGTTTATTCTGGACTTGCCACCCTGATATAATGTCTTTGCGGGTTGATTTAGGCCGCCATAATTTGACAGTTAAG CCTTTGTTGAGAAAACTGGAGGGTATGGTCAAATGTTTTAAACATCCTTTGAAACGGATTGAAGTTGAAGGGGTTAATTGTTCTGATTTCCTCAAGTCAA TATCTCGGGATGGAGTTGATGGCGCTACAAGTCTCGTGCAGTACGTCATTGACGTTGATCATTTGACAGGTACCGTTAATTTCAAGCACAATATTGCAATTTCAGTCTCGTGCAGTACGTCTTATCTATATAGTTGGTAA